DNA sequence from the Blastomonas fulva genome:
CGCCAGCAGCGCGGACGCCACCAGGCTGCTTTCGAAGCCCTTGGGATCGAAATAATCGAGCCCCAGCGCGACGCTGCCCGAGAAGCGGTTGGTGAAGTTGCGGGCATAGGCGGCGTTGGTGCCAAGCCCCATCACATCGCTTCCCGCGCCGTTGAGCACCTGGCCGGGTCCGTTTTCCAGATAGGTCGCATAGACCGTGCCGGTCACGCTCGACCGGGCATCGAGCTGCTTGGCGCCGACATAGCTGGCGAACCAGATTTCATCGATCGTCTGGTCGAACCCTGCCAGTGCGCCGGTGTCTGCGGCAAAGAACTTGCGGCGGCTGTAGCCGGCGCCCAGCCCGTGCGTCCAACTGCCGCTGTTCAGGCTGATCTGGCCGGTAACGCCGCGCGTGCGGAAGAACGAAGAGGCGACCGACTGCAGCGAATCGTTGAGGCAGTTGCCGCCGCCCCCGCCGAAGACGCAGGAGTTGAGATCGCCGCTCAGCGGGTTGCGCGTCGCATCGAACTGGGTGGGCAGGCCCGCAAGGCTGTCGTTCAGCCGCGAACCGAACCCGGTCACCAGATCGTACACCGTCAGGTTCGCCGCCAGCCGCTGGCTGGGGGTGTAAGTGAACGATCCATAATAGGTCATGCTGTCATAGCGTTTGCCGACCCGCGCCTCGAGCGAGGTGCGACGGCTGGGCCGCCACAGCACGCCGACATCCCAGATCAGGCCATCCTGATCATAGGACAGCAGCCGGGGCGAGCTCTTGTCGGTCAGGAGGCGGCCGTCATTGCCGACCAGCGGATTGCCCGCCGCATCGCGCAACGCGTTGCGCTCCGAAATCTCGATATCCTCATAGCCCACGCCGCCGACCAATGCGAGCGTCGGGCTCACCGGCACGGTGATGTCGGCGCGCACGATCTTGTCCTCGAAGCGCTGGTCGAGCTGGCTGGTATCCTCGCGATAATAGCCGCCGCTGACCGACCAGCCCACAGGCAGGAAGCCGCCGGGCTGTTGGCCAATCGCGAGGCTCGCCGCGTGGTTGACGCTGTCGCCGAAGATGTCGACCGGACGCTGGCCGACCGGCAGAACGACGGTGTCCGCCTCTACCTTGGTATAGCCGATGCGATAGGCCGCGTTGACATCGACCGTGCCGACCTGCGTGGCCAGCGTCGGTCCGGCATAAAGCGAATAGACCTGGGTGACGTTATCCGACCCGCCGATGAGGTTGCTGGGGGCAGCACCTGCGCCATCGATCCGCGAACGCAGACCCAGCGCACCCGCCTCGATCGAAAGCGTGTTGGGGATGATCTGATAGTTGGCGCGGGCGATGCCGCTGACGACATCCTCATCGCCGAACTGGTCGTTCCAGGAAAAGCGCCGCTCGTAGCGCAGGCTGACCTGCGCCTCGGCGCGCGACGACTGCACCGCGGCATCGACGCCCACTGCCACCAGGCTGTAGGTCAGCAGGTCACCGCCGTTCTTGATATCGCTGAACAGCACCTGGCCGACTTCCAGATACGGGATCACAGCGGAGCGCTGACGCCCCCCGCCGACATCACTGCCCTGGCCACCGCCGCCCTGCTGCGCGTGCGCCGCCTGGGGCACGGCGGCAAGCGCGAAGGCCAGCGCGGTCAATGGCAAGCCGTGTTTGGCATTCTTGAAAGCAGACCATTTCGCCATGGTCATTCTCCATATCCATAATAGGACCCGAAGCTGCGGCCAGACGGGGAGAATTTGACCCCGTTGAGCAGCAGCTGAATCTGGTTGCAGCCTGAAATCAGTCCCAGCGCATCGCGCAGCGCGCGCTCGCTGGTGACATCGGCGCGCACCACCATCAGCGCATGGCCGACATGCTGGGCGAGCGTTGCCGCGGGCGATGCGGCGAGCAGCGGCGGCGAATCGAAGATCACGATCCGGCCCGGATGACCATCGGTGAGCCTGGCGAGCACCTCAAGCGTGCGCGCCGAGGCGAGATATTCGCTGTCGGTGTTGGTCTGGCGCCCGGCGGGCAGGACGGAAAGCCCGCGAATGTCGGTGGGGATGATGCAGTCCTCGACCGCCACCGAAGGATCGGCCAGCGCATCCATCAGGCCGCGCTGTCCCTCTATCCCGAGCGAGGAGAGGATGCTGGGCTTGGCGAAATCGGCATCGACCAGCAGCACATCATGATCCTGCTCGGTCGCGATCGACAGGGCAAGGTTGATCGCGCTGTAGGTCTTGCCCTCGTTG
Encoded proteins:
- a CDS encoding capsular biosynthesis protein, translated to MTMHDPISSPDKSSGTPSLIERAADMYDFRKSLNQPAPQLPDAPADETPAPAAAPAPVAAPAPAAVSAAPAPAPVAAAAAVARPRMRPSLPVAAIDRDQMRERAFIVPDGPVTSISEEFRIVKRRLLASIQAEANAGLGAAAQRILICSAQPNEGKTYSAINLALSIATEQDHDVLLVDADFAKPSILSSLGIEGQRGLMDALADPSVAVEDCIIPTDIRGLSVLPAGRQTNTDSEYLASARTLEVLARLTDGHPGRIVIFDSPPLLAASPAATLAQHVGHALMVVRADVTSERALRDALGLISGCNQIQLLLNGVKFSPSGRSFGSYYGYGE